From the Acidicapsa ligni genome, one window contains:
- the mdcE gene encoding biotin-independent malonate decarboxylase subunit gamma — MSEQIGLRGRTWFQALTENNQTASGDPGTVLASEARIGDEMALFLAVVPNPSSRFPCVREGQVGLEEAFALASHLRRIIAEDREKAKDQKRPIIAIVDVKSQAYGRREETAGIFFAAAASADAYASARTAGHPVIALVAGHAFSGGFLTHGYQANRILAFDDSGIMIHAMHKEAAARITRRSVAELEQLGHEIVPMSYDVRDYAKLGLLHKLLHVNDPLHPTVADIQAIRLDLIDAIRDARHGATDLSNRLQAEAARQTRKAGIAVRAALEAQWQSA; from the coding sequence ATGAGCGAACAGATTGGATTACGCGGCAGGACATGGTTCCAGGCTTTAACAGAGAACAACCAAACTGCATCTGGAGATCCCGGTACTGTTCTCGCGTCTGAAGCCAGGATCGGCGACGAAATGGCGTTGTTCCTTGCCGTAGTTCCAAATCCATCCAGCCGATTTCCCTGCGTACGAGAGGGACAGGTAGGTCTCGAAGAGGCATTTGCCTTAGCCAGCCACCTGCGTCGGATAATCGCCGAAGATCGCGAAAAGGCAAAAGATCAAAAGCGGCCGATCATTGCGATCGTCGATGTAAAGAGCCAGGCCTATGGGCGTCGTGAAGAGACAGCGGGAATATTCTTCGCTGCTGCAGCCTCAGCGGATGCCTATGCTTCGGCGCGAACGGCAGGCCATCCGGTCATTGCGCTCGTAGCGGGACATGCCTTTTCCGGTGGGTTTCTCACGCATGGCTACCAGGCGAATCGTATTCTCGCCTTTGACGACTCTGGCATCATGATTCACGCAATGCACAAAGAAGCGGCGGCGAGAATCACTCGTCGATCCGTCGCCGAACTTGAGCAACTCGGTCATGAGATTGTGCCCATGTCCTATGACGTGCGGGACTATGCCAAGCTTGGTCTGCTTCACAAGCTGCTGCATGTGAATGATCCTCTGCATCCTACGGTAGCCGATATCCAGGCCATCAGGCTTGATTTGATTGATGCTATTCGGGATGCACGACATGGTGCGACCGACCTCAGCAATCGCCTTCAGGCCGAAGCAGCAAGGCAAACACGGAAGGCTGGAATTGCCGTTCGCGCTGCGCTGGAAGCACAGTGGCAGAGCGCATAA
- a CDS encoding AEC family transporter yields the protein MTKVLVDTLVPIFVGLLLGYIAGRRGMMDNQNVRNLIVLVMNFAIPCALFSTIIGSSRAVLLQHIPAALMITLVFSALYLISYIWARRGLGMSLSDASVLALTIGFPNSAAIALPLFRGAYGAEATVTAALSIAIGSITISPLTLALLEADKQSAGNGISIGRIFRSFPRALIRPVVWAPLLALIGVFSDIYLPSFVAGTLTTLGSAATGSALILTGLVVSAQSFRFSGSVAITTVLKLVVQPLFALCMMLLFRMDHNDVRNITVISAIPGGFFGLVFGKGFNATPEAASSGLIGTYLMGWLTLALWMLLVARFF from the coding sequence GTGACGAAGGTTCTTGTTGACACTCTCGTTCCTATATTCGTTGGTCTGTTGCTGGGTTATATAGCTGGCCGACGAGGCATGATGGACAATCAGAATGTCCGAAATCTGATTGTCCTGGTGATGAACTTTGCGATCCCCTGCGCTTTGTTCTCAACCATTATCGGGTCGTCACGAGCTGTTTTGCTTCAACATATTCCTGCGGCATTGATGATCACCCTGGTCTTCAGCGCTCTTTACCTTATCAGCTATATCTGGGCGCGCAGAGGACTGGGCATGTCGCTTTCGGATGCGTCAGTCCTGGCTCTGACTATCGGCTTTCCGAATTCGGCCGCAATTGCTTTGCCCTTATTCAGGGGAGCCTATGGCGCTGAAGCAACCGTCACGGCTGCATTGTCGATCGCTATTGGATCGATCACTATCTCACCTCTCACACTGGCTCTGCTTGAGGCTGACAAGCAGTCCGCAGGGAATGGAATTTCAATAGGGCGAATCTTTCGCAGTTTTCCTCGCGCTCTTATTCGTCCCGTTGTCTGGGCTCCGCTGCTCGCTCTGATTGGCGTCTTCTCTGATATTTATCTTCCGTCTTTCGTTGCAGGAACACTTACCACTCTGGGCAGTGCGGCAACTGGTTCCGCTCTCATCCTTACCGGTCTGGTCGTCTCTGCACAGAGCTTTCGGTTCAGTGGCAGCGTTGCAATCACCACGGTTCTAAAGCTGGTGGTGCAGCCTCTATTTGCCTTATGCATGATGTTGTTATTTCGTATGGATCACAATGATGTACGTAACATCACAGTCATTAGCGCGATCCCTGGCGGTTTTTTCGGCCTGGTATTTGGCAAAGGATTCAACGCTACGCCGGAAGCTGCCAGTTCTGGATTGATTGGCACTTATCTCATGGGCTGGCTCACGCTGGCACTATGGATGCTTCTAGTCGCGAGGTTCTTTTAA
- a CDS encoding malonate decarboxylase holo-ACP synthase, translating into MISIAQHSLRVHDLLLLRSGVVISADGSKPAWVTSFESGDLWVVVRRATAPSGFVAVGIRGVHRNQRWGGFAALADVKERLHPSQLSFRMAHRTRIAIPALATLSWLEGQLERSALDWGPVGSVGFELATGQQVVTGTSDLDIALFAPTRFTKDAARDLWSIMRSAPGKIDVRVETLCCGFSLEEYAREETGQVLVRLPESQKFAIDPWSVSVMKD; encoded by the coding sequence ATGATTTCTATCGCTCAACATTCGCTTCGGGTACACGACCTTCTTCTGCTGCGATCAGGCGTTGTAATCTCTGCGGATGGGAGCAAACCTGCGTGGGTTACGTCATTCGAGTCGGGTGATCTCTGGGTCGTGGTGCGCCGAGCCACCGCTCCAAGCGGATTCGTCGCTGTAGGTATCCGAGGCGTCCACAGGAACCAGCGCTGGGGCGGTTTCGCTGCTCTCGCTGATGTCAAAGAGAGGCTTCATCCTTCGCAGCTTTCCTTTCGTATGGCGCATCGCACGCGTATCGCAATTCCTGCTTTGGCGACCCTATCCTGGCTCGAAGGACAACTGGAGAGATCTGCACTGGATTGGGGGCCGGTCGGTAGTGTTGGCTTTGAACTGGCGACAGGTCAGCAAGTTGTAACTGGAACCAGCGATCTCGATATTGCGCTGTTCGCTCCAACACGATTTACCAAAGATGCTGCTCGCGATCTCTGGTCCATCATGAGGTCAGCACCAGGAAAAATTGATGTGCGTGTTGAGACTCTTTGTTGCGGGTTTTCGCTGGAAGAATATGCTCGCGAGGAGACAGGGCAAGTCCTTGTACGATTGCCGGAAAGCCAAAAATTTGCAATCGATCCTTGGAGCGTTTCTGTTATGAAGGACTAA
- the mdcH gene encoding malonate decarboxylase subunit epsilon, which yields MKTAILFPGQGSQKPQMLHELVQHPAIAETLSEVSEVLSLDVRTLDTPEALQSAVSVQLAILTASVATARALQQSGLEPLAVAGLSVGAFSAAVAAGSISLPDAVQLVRFRAEEMERMYPAGYGLSAIVGLSETQVAKLVEAENSKEHPVFVGNINAPRQIVIAGSNEGMELVLQKARAQGARKAERLDVPVPSHCALLQPVADSLRLQLQSISVKDPKPIYLANVTARAVRTAQGVARDLADNIAHGVRWYDATTVARELGCELFLEVPPGHTLSDLAQENLPEIKAHTITPETFNRLLNLAKNEATS from the coding sequence ATGAAAACCGCAATACTTTTTCCCGGCCAGGGTTCACAGAAACCTCAGATGCTTCACGAACTGGTGCAGCATCCTGCTATTGCAGAAACTTTGTCTGAGGTTAGCGAAGTCTTGAGCCTCGACGTCCGAACGCTTGATACGCCTGAAGCTTTGCAATCCGCGGTCTCGGTTCAACTGGCGATTTTGACGGCCAGCGTCGCCACTGCGAGAGCGCTTCAGCAAAGCGGGCTTGAACCGTTAGCTGTTGCGGGTCTCTCGGTCGGAGCATTCTCCGCAGCAGTTGCAGCAGGCTCTATATCGCTCCCGGATGCTGTGCAGCTGGTACGTTTTCGCGCTGAAGAGATGGAGCGGATGTATCCGGCAGGGTATGGTCTATCTGCCATTGTTGGTCTCAGTGAAACGCAGGTGGCTAAGTTAGTCGAGGCCGAGAATAGTAAGGAACATCCTGTCTTCGTGGGGAATATCAACGCGCCGAGACAGATTGTTATCGCAGGATCGAATGAGGGTATGGAGCTAGTTTTGCAAAAGGCGCGCGCGCAGGGAGCGCGTAAGGCAGAGCGTCTGGATGTGCCTGTGCCTTCTCACTGCGCTCTGCTGCAGCCGGTCGCGGACTCTCTTCGCCTTCAACTTCAATCGATATCCGTGAAAGATCCGAAGCCTATCTATCTGGCCAATGTAACGGCAAGAGCCGTGCGTACCGCGCAGGGAGTTGCAAGGGATTTAGCCGATAACATTGCCCACGGAGTTCGATGGTATGATGCGACCACCGTCGCACGGGAGCTTGGTTGTGAGCTCTTCCTCGAAGTTCCGCCCGGACACACTTTGAGCGATTTAGCCCAGGAGAATCTGCCCGAAATCAAGGCTCACACGATCACTCCAGAGACATTCAACAGACTACTGAATCTGGCGAAGAATGAAGCTACATCGTGA
- a CDS encoding RrF2 family transcriptional regulator, with translation MIDIRFPTALQMMLSLALAQQESVSQLSSSQLAQSLGANPSFVRKLLVPLVRDELVHSMMGKNGGVRLAKAPDQITLRDIYRSIVMDKKIWVPRTGIPHRCLVSSNVRGYFEELIDDAEEAVLSMLERHTLLQALKELQNRASVTKSATKTRAKTTRSRSSRS, from the coding sequence ATGATCGACATTCGGTTTCCGACTGCGCTCCAGATGATGCTCAGCCTCGCGCTGGCACAACAGGAGTCGGTCTCACAATTGAGTTCTTCGCAGCTCGCCCAGAGTCTCGGCGCAAATCCGAGCTTCGTTCGGAAGCTTCTTGTGCCGCTAGTACGAGACGAACTCGTACATTCGATGATGGGCAAAAATGGAGGCGTCCGCCTCGCCAAAGCACCGGACCAGATCACGTTACGCGATATCTATCGCTCCATAGTCATGGACAAAAAAATCTGGGTGCCACGAACGGGGATTCCGCATCGATGCCTGGTCAGTTCAAACGTTCGCGGCTACTTCGAAGAACTCATTGATGATGCAGAAGAGGCAGTTCTCTCAATGCTAGAAAGACACACACTCCTCCAGGCCTTGAAGGAGTTACAAAACCGCGCAAGCGTAACCAAGTCTGCAACCAAGACCCGAGCCAAGACGACGCGATCACGTTCATCCCGGAGTTAG
- a CDS encoding DUF418 domain-containing protein produces the protein MIQTKESTTNTGDITFRSSPDEELAGPVPGYAQAVTRQERISSMDTLRGFALLGILLSNIFSFAVPVMPNPFPTSFLKPAFLGSHAHLNLVLSYLNWTFVEGKMRGIFTLLFGAGVILLTRRAEERGAYKTVADIFLRRNMWLALFGMLHAYLIWDGDVLYFYAITSLLFLYPCRHLKPRTLLIAGISISLVLSTYSFLRLAHGVDDVILSWQASAALESQKGHKQLTESQKYELHAWADRLIPEKTDRKQIDDGIRDRNEGYVAYIKRGAQRVGHIESEIYYRFIYTDSLGMMLIGMALIKNRFLTAELSYRTYIWTALIGFLVSIPLTFMGLFKLWHSGFAPGIYSLWIIFPFNLTRIGGALATASVILIVIKSGLLRSLTKPLAAVGQMALTNYLLTSIILQFVFLCSPWKLYGQLEYYQLYYVVLAMWTFNLVFSSIWLRYFNFGPMEWLWRSLTYWKRQSMLSRAV, from the coding sequence ATGATACAGACGAAAGAATCTACAACGAATACAGGAGACATAACATTCAGATCTTCTCCAGATGAGGAGTTAGCTGGCCCGGTCCCGGGATATGCTCAGGCTGTTACACGTCAAGAGCGCATCTCCAGCATGGATACTTTGCGTGGTTTTGCGTTGCTTGGCATTTTGCTAAGCAATATATTTAGCTTCGCCGTACCAGTGATGCCCAATCCTTTCCCAACCAGTTTTTTAAAGCCGGCATTCCTTGGCTCACATGCCCACCTCAATCTGGTTCTTTCATATCTGAACTGGACCTTCGTCGAAGGTAAGATGCGCGGCATCTTTACGCTGCTTTTTGGCGCCGGAGTCATACTCTTAACCCGTCGCGCAGAAGAGCGCGGTGCATATAAAACAGTGGCAGACATATTCCTACGTAGAAATATGTGGCTGGCACTCTTCGGCATGCTACATGCTTACTTGATTTGGGACGGAGATGTTCTCTACTTCTATGCCATTACGTCTCTGCTGTTTCTCTATCCATGCCGACATCTGAAACCTCGCACACTCTTAATAGCAGGCATATCTATTTCGCTGGTGCTTTCTACTTATAGTTTTCTTCGTCTTGCGCACGGAGTTGATGATGTGATCTTGAGCTGGCAGGCCTCTGCTGCTCTTGAAAGTCAAAAAGGACATAAGCAACTCACTGAGTCTCAGAAATATGAGTTACATGCCTGGGCCGATAGACTCATCCCCGAGAAAACAGATAGAAAGCAAATCGATGATGGGATAAGAGATCGCAACGAGGGATATGTAGCGTATATCAAGCGTGGAGCGCAAAGAGTAGGTCACATTGAAAGTGAAATTTATTACAGATTTATCTACACCGATTCCCTTGGCATGATGCTGATCGGCATGGCTCTCATCAAGAATCGATTCTTGACAGCAGAGCTTTCCTACAGGACTTACATCTGGACCGCGCTCATTGGCTTTCTAGTGTCTATTCCTCTTACGTTCATGGGTCTCTTCAAGCTATGGCATTCGGGTTTTGCGCCGGGAATCTACTCACTCTGGATCATATTCCCCTTTAACCTGACTCGCATCGGTGGAGCTTTAGCCACAGCATCCGTGATACTCATCGTAATTAAAAGTGGTCTCCTTCGATCGCTTACGAAACCTCTCGCTGCTGTCGGCCAGATGGCGCTTACCAACTATCTATTGACTAGTATCATCCTCCAGTTCGTTTTCCTCTGCAGTCCATGGAAGCTGTACGGTCAACTGGAGTATTACCAGCTCTACTATGTCGTGCTTGCCATGTGGACCTTCAATCTCGTCTTCAGCTCTATCTGGCTGCGCTATTTCAACTTTGGCCCGATGGAATGGCTATGGCGTTCGCTCACGTATTGGAAGAGACAATCCATGCTCTCCCGCGCTGTATAA
- a CDS encoding NADP-dependent oxidoreductase produces MKAIIYRQYGGPEVLEYTDVPEPKLSQTNILIHVKAAALNPADHILQEGHGDSIMDAWFPVIPGWDVAGIVERAGAGVSEFAPGDEVIGFVREEILRHGTYAEKVSAAVSSFARKPRNATWAQAAALPLAGLTAYQAIVHALDIQAGETLLIHGASGGVGSIAAQIAVSLGAKVVGSASEINHNYLRSIGVQPVLYGDQLVEDVRRIVPEGYDAILDCAGRGVLSLNAKIGRTGVRACSIAGAAPGVKTVFARANQADLTKLVELVEAGVLIIPIAATYPLAEAAIAQQALRNGRNAPGKIVLEANSHLHK; encoded by the coding sequence ATGAAGGCAATTATCTACCGCCAGTACGGCGGGCCTGAAGTTCTTGAATACACGGATGTGCCGGAGCCAAAGCTTTCGCAGACGAACATTCTGATTCATGTGAAAGCGGCCGCGCTCAATCCTGCTGACCACATACTTCAAGAGGGTCACGGGGACAGCATCATGGACGCCTGGTTTCCTGTGATTCCAGGCTGGGACGTTGCCGGTATCGTGGAACGCGCAGGAGCCGGTGTTTCGGAATTTGCACCCGGCGATGAGGTGATCGGCTTCGTGCGAGAAGAAATCCTTAGGCATGGTACCTATGCTGAAAAGGTCTCAGCCGCCGTCTCTTCCTTTGCACGGAAACCGCGCAATGCTACGTGGGCGCAGGCTGCGGCTCTACCGCTCGCGGGACTCACAGCCTATCAGGCAATTGTCCATGCACTCGACATCCAGGCAGGGGAGACTTTGCTTATTCATGGAGCCTCGGGCGGTGTCGGCTCCATTGCAGCGCAGATCGCGGTATCTCTGGGAGCGAAAGTGGTCGGCTCCGCTTCAGAGATCAACCATAACTACCTGCGTTCGATCGGCGTTCAACCCGTTCTGTATGGAGACCAACTTGTCGAAGACGTCCGCAGAATCGTTCCGGAAGGCTACGACGCTATCCTCGATTGCGCAGGACGAGGAGTTCTCTCTCTCAACGCGAAGATAGGCCGAACAGGTGTGCGCGCATGCTCGATCGCCGGAGCAGCGCCAGGCGTAAAGACGGTGTTTGCGCGGGCGAATCAAGCAGACTTGACGAAGCTTGTCGAACTCGTTGAAGCCGGGGTCCTGATTATTCCTATAGCCGCAACTTATCCACTGGCCGAGGCTGCGATAGCCCAGCAGGCGCTTCGCAATGGGAGGAATGCCCCAGGCAAGATAGTTCTCGAAGCGAACAGTCATCTCCATAAATAG
- a CDS encoding nuclear transport factor 2 family protein, with the protein MTDERAVQQVLAKYVRGTDARNGAAVAAQFTPDGRVEIFYSNSGDLQPLGVLVGHDAIVGAVANMMRPHPPRGWSHHTTHDPIIEVNGDEAQMDAQFIVFNVVGKERPATGWPEGVTGAQGTVTPIESGYYRPTLRRIDGVWKFETLRIVLDIPLAFPGQ; encoded by the coding sequence ATGACTGACGAACGAGCGGTACAGCAGGTTTTAGCAAAATATGTGCGAGGAACAGATGCCAGGAATGGCGCCGCAGTAGCCGCACAATTTACGCCAGATGGTCGCGTAGAGATTTTCTACAGCAATTCAGGAGATCTCCAGCCGCTTGGCGTGCTTGTCGGCCACGATGCAATCGTCGGCGCCGTCGCCAATATGATGCGCCCACATCCCCCACGAGGCTGGAGTCACCATACGACGCATGACCCTATTATCGAAGTCAACGGCGATGAGGCACAGATGGACGCCCAGTTTATTGTGTTCAATGTCGTCGGTAAAGAGCGTCCCGCCACTGGATGGCCTGAAGGAGTAACTGGCGCACAAGGAACTGTGACTCCAATCGAGTCGGGATATTATCGCCCCACTCTGCGCCGTATCGATGGTGTCTGGAAGTTTGAAACGCTTCGCATTGTTTTAGACATACCCCTCGCATTTCCAGGACAGTGA
- a CDS encoding DUF4126 family protein, producing the protein MTVLISAFVLGFVCGLRALLGLAAVSWAASGRQLQLQGTWLSFLGFRFTPYITSLLSLGEIINDKMPKTPSRLVPPQFIARVVMGALTGAAIGLSGGQFIMGIIAGIIGSVVGTLAGAKGRALAAKLFGNDLPAALLEDVIGIALAFVALR; encoded by the coding sequence ATGACTGTTTTGATCTCTGCTTTTGTGTTGGGCTTCGTGTGCGGTCTACGAGCTCTTCTTGGCCTGGCTGCGGTAAGTTGGGCTGCCAGTGGCCGACAACTCCAGCTTCAGGGAACCTGGCTTTCCTTCCTGGGCTTTCGCTTCACACCGTACATCACTAGCCTGCTATCCCTTGGCGAAATCATCAATGACAAGATGCCCAAAACCCCCAGCCGCCTTGTACCTCCTCAATTTATCGCACGCGTGGTGATGGGTGCGCTTACAGGAGCAGCCATCGGACTCTCGGGTGGACAGTTCATCATGGGAATCATTGCCGGAATCATTGGCAGCGTAGTCGGAACACTCGCTGGCGCCAAGGGCAGAGCCCTCGCTGCAAAACTGTTTGGAAACGATCTGCCTGCGGCGTTGCTTGAGGACGTCATTGGTATTGCTCTGGCCTTCGTAGCATTGCGCTAG
- a CDS encoding TetR/AcrR family transcriptional regulator yields the protein MNNDTASRIRESAHDLMAERGYFGFSYANIAESVGIRKASIHHHFPSKVDLVVATLKESRASLVRAVGSLDDNVTDPMRRLKLYVHHLAECVHNNHRPIYIAALLSAELPALPNEIQIEVQQHFCVLVSWVKTTLKEGTSLGTIYLRQSAEIEAQSFVALLHGAMISARAFNSPDLFSSVTGGALTCFRSRV from the coding sequence ATGAACAACGATACCGCAAGTCGAATACGCGAATCGGCACATGATCTGATGGCTGAGAGGGGTTACTTCGGCTTCAGTTATGCGAACATCGCCGAATCAGTTGGCATCCGCAAAGCAAGCATTCACCATCACTTTCCGTCCAAGGTGGATCTTGTTGTTGCGACGCTGAAGGAATCTCGTGCAAGTCTTGTCCGGGCAGTTGGAAGTCTGGACGATAACGTGACTGACCCAATGCGGCGTCTCAAGTTATATGTCCATCATTTGGCGGAGTGTGTTCATAATAATCATCGGCCAATCTATATTGCCGCTCTGCTCAGTGCCGAGCTACCGGCTCTGCCCAATGAAATCCAGATCGAGGTGCAGCAACACTTCTGCGTTCTCGTCTCATGGGTGAAAACTACTCTCAAAGAAGGGACCAGCCTCGGGACGATCTACCTGCGGCAGAGTGCGGAGATAGAGGCGCAGAGTTTTGTTGCGTTGCTGCATGGGGCTATGATCTCCGCACGAGCATTCAACTCCCCCGACCTATTCAGCTCTGTCACGGGAGGAGCGCTAACTTGTTTTCGATCCAGAGTCTGA
- a CDS encoding alpha/beta fold hydrolase: MQTLKSIRNILVACAAVLVIASTAVKTAQAQTPSGVKTVLLIHGAWADGSSWAKVIPLLEAKGLHVVAVQIPLTSFADDVAATQRAIDIEDGPVLLVGHSYGGAVITEAGNDPKVAGLVYVSAVAPDKGESALGLIMSVPTPIGAELRPDKTGFLKLTPKGVAEDFAQDLSAKEIAILTATQIPANVAAMKGEVTNPAWKSKPSWFIVGANDRAISPVLEASLAKKIGATTITVPSSHVIMLSKPAKVADVIIDAASKASSK, encoded by the coding sequence GTGCAAACATTGAAGTCTATTCGGAATATTTTGGTAGCATGCGCCGCAGTGCTCGTGATCGCCAGCACCGCCGTCAAGACGGCACAAGCGCAGACCCCATCAGGGGTAAAAACAGTCCTGCTCATTCACGGAGCATGGGCTGACGGTTCGAGCTGGGCGAAAGTGATTCCCCTGCTCGAGGCGAAAGGCCTGCATGTCGTTGCTGTGCAGATCCCCCTCACATCCTTTGCCGATGACGTTGCGGCAACGCAGCGCGCCATTGACATTGAGGATGGGCCAGTATTGCTCGTCGGTCACTCTTACGGTGGAGCCGTGATCACCGAAGCGGGAAACGATCCGAAGGTCGCCGGCCTCGTTTATGTATCGGCCGTCGCCCCAGACAAGGGTGAATCCGCTCTCGGCCTTATTATGAGTGTTCCAACACCGATCGGCGCGGAGCTACGTCCCGATAAAACAGGTTTCCTTAAGCTGACCCCTAAGGGTGTTGCAGAGGATTTCGCGCAGGATCTTTCCGCTAAAGAGATTGCGATTCTGACTGCAACTCAGATACCTGCAAATGTCGCCGCAATGAAGGGCGAGGTCACGAATCCAGCCTGGAAGTCCAAGCCATCCTGGTTCATCGTTGGCGCGAATGATCGGGCAATTTCACCTGTTCTCGAAGCATCTCTCGCAAAGAAAATCGGCGCGACAACCATCACCGTTCCATCCAGCCACGTGATCATGCTCTCCAAGCCGGCAAAGGTTGCGGATGTGATTATCGACGCGGCATCAAAGGCCAGCTCGAAATAA
- a CDS encoding phosphatidylinositol-specific phospholipase C1-like protein encodes MTPRYRTFFASRITISFAVLIAAIVLAKGSQLIISPVLAQTTGALKLNQIQVIGTHNSYHAGIAPSETKLWKANHAEDYKGLEYKHQPLSQQLDSGVRQIELDVFADSKGGLYAHPAGPQMVANAHLPADPDFDPNGLMSKPGIKVMHVQDIDYRSTCQPFVGCLQQVRQWSLAHPGHIPIFILVETKQDKEDPRLHLTEPETFTTSTFDALDAEIRSVFSPQELIVPDDVRGSYETLNQAVLAGNWPTLASARGKVVFLMDQHSVGPVYLAGHPSLRGRVLFTNATPGEPDAAFVERNNGPASEITALVRQGYLIRARTDGDTKEARINDTTMRDAAMASGAQMLSTDYPINEPAQWPGHYVVVLPGAVVARCNPANSTTSCQIDSAK; translated from the coding sequence ATGACCCCTCGTTATCGCACCTTCTTCGCATCTCGGATTACAATTTCGTTCGCAGTTTTGATCGCGGCCATCGTCCTCGCAAAAGGAAGCCAACTGATAATCTCTCCTGTTTTGGCTCAAACAACAGGAGCCCTGAAGCTCAACCAGATCCAGGTGATTGGCACACACAACAGTTATCACGCAGGCATTGCACCCAGCGAGACCAAGCTCTGGAAGGCAAACCACGCAGAGGATTACAAGGGCCTGGAATATAAACATCAGCCGCTCTCGCAACAGCTTGATAGCGGCGTACGCCAGATCGAGCTGGATGTATTTGCAGACAGCAAGGGTGGCCTCTATGCACACCCTGCCGGGCCCCAGATGGTGGCGAATGCCCACTTGCCTGCTGACCCCGACTTCGATCCCAACGGCCTGATGAGCAAGCCTGGGATCAAGGTGATGCACGTTCAGGACATCGATTACCGCAGCACGTGTCAGCCTTTCGTCGGCTGCCTGCAGCAGGTGCGTCAATGGTCGCTGGCCCACCCTGGTCATATTCCGATCTTCATTCTCGTTGAAACCAAGCAGGATAAGGAAGATCCACGGCTGCATCTCACCGAGCCGGAAACATTCACTACAAGCACCTTCGATGCGCTCGATGCCGAGATTCGTTCGGTGTTCTCGCCTCAGGAATTGATTGTTCCGGATGATGTTCGTGGCAGCTACGAAACGCTGAATCAGGCCGTGCTCGCCGGCAACTGGCCCACGCTTGCCAGCGCTCGCGGCAAGGTTGTCTTTCTCATGGACCAGCACTCTGTTGGGCCGGTCTATCTTGCCGGTCATCCATCGTTGCGTGGTCGAGTACTGTTCACCAATGCAACACCTGGCGAACCGGATGCGGCGTTTGTTGAACGCAACAATGGACCCGCTTCAGAGATCACCGCGCTCGTGCGCCAGGGATATCTCATCCGCGCGCGTACGGACGGCGATACGAAAGAGGCGCGCATCAACGACACGACGATGCGAGATGCAGCGATGGCAAGCGGCGCTCAGATGCTAAGCACGGACTATCCGATAAATGAGCCTGCGCAGTGGCCAGGACATTACGTGGTTGTTCTGCCCGGGGCAGTTGTTGCACGGTGCAATCCGGCAAACAGCACGACATCCTGCCAAATTGACTCCGCTAAGTAA